A single region of the Thermodesulfovibrionales bacterium genome encodes:
- a CDS encoding ABC transporter ATP-binding protein, whose amino-acid sequence MDSLKDIVLIKNLYKSYKRDEQIIPVLSNLSLTVKDADFIALMGPSGSGKSTLLNIIAGIDSADSGEVIVNGVNISNLSEEELTKWRLLNVGFIFQFYNLIPVLTAYENVLLPLMLTNLSKTEKKEHTDFALELVGLSDRKDHYPNQLSGGQQQRVAIARAIVTDPAIIVADEPTGDLDKNSALQVLDLINRLNEELKKTIIMVTHDPRAAKCAKNIKYLDKGELIDDISKISF is encoded by the coding sequence TTGGATTCCCTGAAAGATATAGTATTAATCAAAAATCTCTATAAAAGCTATAAAAGAGACGAACAAATAATCCCGGTCCTTTCTAATCTGTCATTGACCGTTAAAGATGCAGACTTTATCGCTTTGATGGGACCATCTGGTTCAGGAAAAAGCACATTACTAAACATAATAGCGGGTATTGATTCTGCCGATAGCGGAGAAGTGATTGTAAATGGTGTTAATATCTCAAATTTGTCAGAAGAAGAGCTTACTAAGTGGCGTCTTTTAAATGTCGGTTTTATATTTCAGTTTTATAATCTTATCCCTGTGCTGACTGCCTATGAAAATGTTTTGCTACCGCTGATGCTGACAAATCTATCAAAGACCGAAAAAAAAGAACATACCGACTTTGCCCTTGAACTTGTGGGATTATCCGACAGAAAGGATCATTATCCTAACCAGCTTTCAGGGGGACAACAACAAAGGGTCGCAATTGCAAGGGCTATTGTAACTGATCCTGCAATTATTGTTGCCGATGAGCCCACCGGCGATCTGGATAAAAACTCTGCATTACAGGTGCTTGATTTGATTAACAGACTTAATGAAGAACTTAAAAAGACCATTATTATGGTAACCCATGACCCGAGGGCTGCAAAATGTGCAAAAAACATAAAATACCTCGATAAGGGTGAGCTTATTGATGATATTTCTAAGATATCTTTTTAA